TGCGAAACCATGTGGAGTTCGGCCCCCGTGCGATGGTGCCGACGGCCGTTGGCGCGGCGGTGATCACCGTGCGCGTGGAGTAGTGGAAGGCCCCGCGGTCAGTGCCGCCTCACCCGTCCCGCGACGTGAAGCCCACCCGGTTGTGGCTCCCGTCGCAGAACGGCGAGCTGCCGGTCTGGCCGCAGCGGCACAGGGCAATGGCGCTGGAGCGTTTCTCCTTCTTGCCGGTGGCGTACTCCAGCATGACCGGGCCCTTGATGATGATCGGGCCGTCCTTGCTCGGGTTCACCGAGACGCCGGCCAGCGGCAGGTCGACGGGCTTCTGCGGCGCCAGGCCGGCGCGCACCGCCTGCAGGGCGCCGCTCGGGCACCGGGCCACCACGGCCAGGATCTCCTCCGGCCAGGCGGCGCCGGGGTGGATCCAGTCGGGCCGGGAGACGTCGAAGACCTTGGGCAGCCCGCGGATGCACTCCCCGGCGTGGCGGCAGATGTTGGGATCGAAGGTGACGGCGATGTCGGCGGTGTGCACCACCTGCAGCGGCTTGGGCATGGCCCCTCCTGCCTCAACATGGCTGGCGCGGAGGCGAATGGGAACCCGGGCCGCGCTACCGCTCCCGGGCCCCGCTGGTCGTGATCTCGTACCCGCCCGCCCGGTCCACCGTGACGGTGACCGTGCCATCCAGGTCGGTGCGCAGCACCTGGCGCCGCCCGGTGCGGTAGTAGCGCAGCGCCGCCTCGTGCGGATGGCCGTAGCTGTTGCCGGCCCCCACGCTGATCACCACCACCTCGGCCCGGGTGCGCTGGATCCACCCCGGCGTCACCGCGTCCCGGGACCCGTGGTGCGCCGCCTTGAGCACGTCCACCTCGGGAATGTCGCCCGCGTCCATCCAGGCGTTCAGCTCGTCGATTTCGCTGTCGCCGGTGAGCAGGGCCCGGAACCGCCCCCGCTCCACCAGCACGCCGAGGCTGCTGTTGTTCTCGCTCACCTCAGCGCCGCGGAGCCGCGAGGGAAAGACCGTGATCCGCGCGTCGCCAAGCCGGATCGGCGCCCAGGGCGGTGGAGGCGCGGGGATCCCCTCCTCGCGGATCAGGTCCTCGACCGCCTCCGCGTTGCGGTTCCCGGGCGGGCGTCCGTTGTAGTAGTAGGCGCCGACGGGGACGTCGGCGAGCACCGCGTCCATCCCGCCGACATGGTCGTCGTGGTTGTGGCTGCCGATCGCGGCGGCCAGGGAGTCGATGCCCAGTTCCTCGAGCCACAGGACGATGTCATCGCCCCGCCCCGCGTCGACCAGCACGCCGACCCCGCCCTGGCGGATCAGGATGGCGTCCCCCTGCCCCACGTCGAGGAAGTGGATCTCGAGCGGCCCGGCGCCGGGCCCGCCCTGCGCGGCGAGCGGCGCGCCGAGCAGCAGCGCCAGCAGCGCAGAGAGCAGCCGCTTCACGGAAGCCCCGCCGGCAGCGCCCGCGCATCGATAGTGAACTTCACCTCGTCGGCCACCCGCACGGTGCCGCCGGGCCCGCCCCGGAACGGGCGGATGCCAAAGTCAGTCTGCTTGAGGGTAAAGGCCGCCGTGGCCACCAGGGTGTCGCCCCGGAAGGCCACCATCACCGGGATGGTCACCTCACGGCTCCGGCCGTGCATGGTGAACTCCGCCACCAGCCGATAGCCCTCCGCCGTCGCGGTCACGCTGCGGGAGACCAGGGTGATCTCGGGGAAGCTGTCGGTGTGCAGCACGTCGCGCCGCATCGCGGCGGTGACCTTCCGGATCTCGGCGGTGTCGGGTGGTGTCAGCACCTCGAGGCCATCGGTGCGCAGCGCGATCCGGACGGTGGTGCCCTGGGGATGCGCCGGGTCGTACTCCACGCGGCCCTCGAAGAGGCGGGCGCGGATCAGGTGCTCATGCCCCGCGAAGCCCAGGAGGCCGGACTTGCCGGTCTTCACGTCGAGCCGGCTCGTGGGGAGCAGGACGTACGATCCCGCGGCACCCTGCCCCGCGAGCGGCGCGGCGTGCGGAAGGGCCACCAGGGCCAGGGCGATCGCGCATCCCATGCGATGCTGCAGCATCCATCCTCCCGGTCGGTTCAGGCGGCGCGGAGCGCCCGCCGCGTGGCCAGCGCGATCGGCAGGCCGATCCCCACCACGTGCACCACGATGCTGAGCCCCACCCAGAGCGGGTCCCGCGATCCGGCCCCGGCCCGCGACAGCGGCACCACCACGTAGTGCATGATAGCGTAGCAGAGGGCGCCGTAGGCCAGGCCGCACGGCACGGCGTTCCGCACCAGGACCGGCGCCCGCCGCGCCACCAGGTAGTAGGTCACCGCCATCGCACAGGCGATCGTGTAGTGGAGCGCCGCCCCGAGGAACGCGGTAGGGAGGCCGCCCTCGAGCCCGGCCTTACCCAGCAGCCCGGCCGACACCGACTGGAAGATCCGGAGCAGCCCGACCCCCGCTTTGAAGGACCAGAAGATCCAGGCGTACAGGATGTCGATGGTGCCGGCGAGGAACCCGCCGGCCAGCACGGGGAGGATGGGCGAGGGACGATCAGCGGTCGCGGTCGGCGCTGCCACGGGCGGGCCTCCGGGGCACGGGGTGAGCAATGGAAGAGTGGGGTGTGCATCGGAGACGTCCGCGGCGCCGCGTGCCGCACCGGGCCGGCGCGTCGGCTACTTTTCCGCCATGGCATCCGACCCCACCCGGCGGGAGGCGCTCGCCCGGCTGCTGCTGCTCTCCGCCGCCCTCGGCCTCCCGCGCCCGCTCCTCGCCACCGATCCCGACATCCAGCGGCTGATCGCCTGGGTGGAGCGGCTCCGCGCGGAGGGGTTCCTGGCGGAGGACGCGCCCTTCGGCCGCGCGGTGGCCCACGCCGCCGAACTGGCGCTCGGCACGCCCTACGTGGCGGGCACGCTCGAGGAGTACCTCCGCGCCGGCGGGGACCCCGCGGCGGAACCACTCGCGCTCTCCTCACCCGCTTCGACTGCGTGACGCTGGTCGAGTCGTGCATCGCGGTGGCGCGACTGGCGCAGGATCCCTTCAAGGGGATGTGGGCGCGGTTCGGGACGGAGATGGAGCGGATGCGCTACCGCGACGGCCGGCGCCGCGGCTACGCCAGCCGGCTGCACTACTTCAGCGAGTGGATCGCCGACGGGGCACGGCGCGGCCTCCTGCAGGACCTCACCGCGGACCTCGGCGGTGCACCCGACCCCCGCCCGCTCCGCTTCATGACCGAGCACCGCGCCAGCTACACCGCCCTCGCCGACGACACCACGTTCGCGGCCATCGGCGCCATGGAGCGGACCCTCGACGCTGTCCCGCGCCGGGTGATCCCCACCCCCCGCATCGCGGAAGCCAGCGGCCGGATCGAGACCGGCGACGTGCTGGCCTTTGCCACCGCCATCCCCGGGCTCGACGTCACCCACACCGCCCTCGCCTGGCGCCGCCCCGACGGCGTGCTCGGCGTGCTGCACGCGCCGCTCTCGGGCGGCGTGGTAGAGATCGCGCGGCTCCCCCTGACCGACTACGTCGCGGCCATCCGGCGCGCGACGGGGATCATGGTGGCCAGGCCGTTACGCCTGGTTGTCGAGTAGGAGACGCGGGAAGAGGGAAGAGGGAAGCGGGAAGTGGGGCTGATGCGGCTCTGGCGAAGCGGGAACCGTCGCACCGCCGAACCGCCAGACCTCACTCCGTGGCCACCCCCGCCACCCAGATCCCACCCTCCGCGCCGTTCGCGATGCGCACCCGGCGCGCGCCGCCACAGGCGGTGCTGTCGCCTGGCAGGGCGCGGAGCGCGGTGACCTGCGCCCAGTCGAGGTGCAGCTGGCTGGGCAGCAATTCCCAGGACGCTTGCGGACATCAGCGCGGGCACCGGCGGCCGGGCCGCCCCGCCGTGATCGTGCCCCTCCGTCGGCGGCGCCGCGGGCGCGGCCATCCGCTGCCGCAGCCCCACCAGCGCGCGGATGACGATCGACCCGCTGTCCGCCACCAGCAGCTCCCGCCGCGGCCGCACCTCGGCCGCCACGAACTGGCGCAGGGAGTCCTCGGGCGCCTGGCGCAGCCGCACCCACGCCGGGCGCGGCGACGGCCAGTGAAATCCCGTCGGGCGCTCCTGGCCGATGACGGCGATGACCCGCTCGGTGAATCCCAGCGCGCGGAGCCCCTCCGCGTCGAGGCCGGGCGCGGGCGGGCCGCTGTCCGGCGCCAGGACGAGCCGGATGGCGGGGGCCAGGTCGGAACCGGCGCCGCCGACGAGCTGTCCGGGACAGAGCGCGATGGTGCTGAACGCGGCCGGTTCGGCCCGCTCCCGGCGCGCCGGCACCAGCGCGATGGCGTTGGCCACGACCACCAGCGCGATGCCACCGAGGGCCCACCTCATGCGCGCGCCCCTTCGAGCCGCCGCAGTCGCCGGAGGCCGAACAGCACCGCCAGCGCAAAGCCGCCCACGATCAGGAAGAAGGCCCACTTGGGCACCCGGTCCCAGAACCAGTCCACCAGCCGCATGAGGAGGTAGAGCACCGCGCCGGTGGTGGCGATGCGGGTGACCACGGCCGCCCGTGCCGGATGCCCCAGGTGATGAGCGCGACGAGCACGGCGGCGCCGAGGATCTTGTAGGCGAGCTCCACCGTCTCCGGGGCCACCGTGGTGAGCATCGAGAGGTTGCCATTGCCCTGGACCAGCAGGAGGCCGAGGACGATGGCGGCGGTGCCCACGCCACGCCACCAGGGGGCGAAGGCCGCCGGCCCCCGGGTCAGGGCCGGCACCGCGAAGGCGAGCGCGCCGACGAGGAGCAGCGGCTCCATGCGCATGAAGCCATCGCGCCACCAGAGGCCGAGCGGGATGGCGCCGAGGCTCCAGAGCCAGCCACCGAGCCCGCCGATCGCCACGAGGAGCGGGAGCGTCAGGCGATAGCCGTAGGCGAGCAGCAGGGCGAAGAGGCCGGTCGCGAGGAAGACGCGACGGGAGTCCGGCAGGTTGTAAAGCGTGCCGAGGGTGCCGAGGTTGACGGCGAGGGCGATGGCGGCGACGGTCGCGAGCAGCGCGGCGACGTAGCCGGAGCGCTCGCGCAGGGCGGCCAGGTGCGTCAGGCCCACCAGCAGGATCGGCGGGAGGATGACGAGCGCGAGCTGTGCGGCCTCACCGAGCTGGCCCCAGTGGGCGCTCACGAAGAAGGCGTACGCCGCCGAGAGTGCGATGGTGCCGAGCAGCGTGGCCACCCGCATGCCGATGGAGAGGCGGGCGGCCCGGGCGGAGAGGTCGACCTCGCCCGACGCCGCGAGGGTGGCGAGGACCGCGTCGTGGTGGGCCCGGATCCGGTCCTTCGCGGTGGGCTCGAGGCGCGCGATCCCGTCGGCTTCGAGGCGGGCGAGCTCCTCGCGGAAGGCGAGGATGGCGCCGACCCGTTCCTGCGGCTCGGAGGGCATGCGGAAAGCTAGGCGGAGCGGCGAGAAGGGAAATAGGGCGGCACGCGGTCGGTGAATCCGGCCCGGAGCATCCGCCGTGCCATGCTGGCGCACGCATCGCGGACCGTCCCGGCGTGCCCCGCGGGCCGTACCCTGATCGCGATCAGGCGCTCGCGCGGGGTTGCCGGGCTCACGGCGGTGGCGGCGCGGGCCCTGGGGCTCGGCGGGTAGACCGCGCCCGTCCGCTCACTCTCCCTTGAGCGACTCGATCGGGTCGACGTTCGAGGCACGGCGGGCGGGCAGGTAGCTCGCCAGCAGCCCCACGGCCACCATCCCCGCCGGCATGGCCAGGAAGGTGATCGGGTCGAGGGCGCGGACTCCGAAGAGCAGGCTGCTGAGCGCACGGGTCGAGGCGAGCGCCACCCCGACGCCGATGAGGATCCCGGCGCCCACCACCCGCGCCCCCTGGGCCACCACCATGGCGCGCACCTGCGCCGCCTGGGCGCCGAGCGCCATGCGCACGCCGATCTCCCGCGTGCGCTCCGCCACCACGTAGGACAGCACCCCGTACAGCCCCACCGCGCCGAGGATGAGCGCCAGCCCCGCCACGATGCCGAGCGTGAGCATGGTGAA
The Gemmatimonadota bacterium DNA segment above includes these coding regions:
- a CDS encoding DUF1460 domain-containing protein, producing MTLVESCIAVARLAQDPFKGMWARFGTEMERMRYRDGRRRGYASRLHYFSEWIADGARRGLLQDLTADLGGAPDPRPLRFMTEHRASYTALADDTTFAAIGAMERTLDAVPRRVIPTPRIAEASGRIETGDVLAFATAIPGLDVTHTALAWRRPDGVLGVLHAPLSGGVVEIARLPLTDYVAAIRRATGIMVARPLRLVVE
- a CDS encoding DUF2157 domain-containing protein, encoding MPSEPQERVGAILAFREELARLEADGIARLEPTAKDRIRAHHDAVLATLAASGEVDLSARAARLSIGMRVATLLGTIALSAAYAFFVSAHWGQLGEAAQLALVILPPILLVGLTHLAALRERSGYVAALLATVAAIALAVNLGTLGTLYNLPDSRRVFLATGLFALLLAYGYRLTLPLLVAIGGLGGWLWSLGAIPLGLWWRDGFMRMEPLLLVGALAFAVPALTRGPAAFAPWWRGVGTAAIVLGLLLVQGNGNLSMLTTVAPETVELAYKILGAAVLVALITWGIRHGRPWSPASPPPARCSTSSCGWWTGSGTGCPSGPSS
- a CDS encoding MBL fold metallo-hydrolase, whose translation is MKRLLSALLALLLGAPLAAQGGPGAGPLEIHFLDVGQGDAILIRQGGVGVLVDAGRGDDIVLWLEELGIDSLAAAIGSHNHDDHVGGMDAVLADVPVGAYYYNGRPPGNRNAEAVEDLIREEGIPAPPPPWAPIRLGDARITVFPSRLRGAEVSENNSSLGVLVERGRFRALLTGDSEIDELNAWMDAGDIPEVDVLKAAHHGSRDAVTPGWIQRTRAEVVVISVGAGNSYGHPHEAALRYYRTGRRQVLRTDLDGTVTVTVDRAGGYEITTSGARER
- a CDS encoding (4Fe-4S)-binding protein — encoded protein: MPKPLQVVHTADIAVTFDPNICRHAGECIRGLPKVFDVSRPDWIHPGAAWPEEILAVVARCPSGALQAVRAGLAPQKPVDLPLAGVSVNPSKDGPIIIKGPVMLEYATGKKEKRSSAIALCRCGQTGSSPFCDGSHNRVGFTSRDG
- a CDS encoding YceI family protein yields the protein MLQHRMGCAIALALVALPHAAPLAGQGAAGSYVLLPTSRLDVKTGKSGLLGFAGHEHLIRARLFEGRVEYDPAHPQGTTVRIALRTDGLEVLTPPDTAEIRKVTAAMRRDVLHTDSFPEITLVSRSVTATAEGYRLVAEFTMHGRSREVTIPVMVAFRGDTLVATAAFTLKQTDFGIRPFRGGPGGTVRVADEVKFTIDARALPAGLP